A single genomic interval of Labeo rohita strain BAU-BD-2019 chromosome 13, IGBB_LRoh.1.0, whole genome shotgun sequence harbors:
- the gsta.1 gene encoding glutathione S-transferase, alpha tandem duplicate 1 — protein sequence MSTKVVVHYFNGRGKMESVRWLLAAAGVEFEEVILTKREQYEKLLNDGAMMFQQVPLIEIDGMYLVQSRAIMNYIAGKYNLYGKDLKERALIDMYTESTIDVMDMIIVQPFSPPENKQKQLSAIEQTAKSRHLPAFEKGLKNSQFLVGNQLSRADVHLLEVTLMLQELFPTILSTFPNIQAFQEKMKALPTISKFLQPGSKRKSPPDEAYVKVVKEVLSHYFK from the exons ATGTCTACGAAAGTTGTGGTGCATTACTTCAATGGACGAGGGAAAATGGAGTCGGTCCGCTGGCTGCTGGCTGCAGCCGGAGTCGAG TTTGAGGAAGTGATTTTGACCAAAAGGGAGCAGTATGAAAAACTACTCAATG ATGGAGCCATGATGTTTCAGCAGGTGCCTTTGATTGAAATAGACGGGATGTACCTCGTGCAGTCAAGGGCCATCATGAATTACATCGCCGGAAAATACAATCTCTATGGAAAAGACCTTAAAGAACGGGCTCT GATCGACATGTATACAGAGAGTACCATTGATGTAATGGATATGATTATAGTGCAACCTTTTTCACCAcctgaaaacaaacagaaacaactCAGTGCTATAGAGCAAACGGCCAAAAGTCGCCATCTGCCTGCGTTTGAAAAG ggtcttaaaaaCTCCCAGTTCCTTGTGGGAAACCAGTTGAGCCGTGCCGACGTTCACCTTCTTGAAGTCACTCTGATGCTGCAGGAGTTATTCCCTACAATACTTTCAACCTTTCCCAACATCCAG GCGTTTCAGGAGAAAATGAAGGCCTTGCCAACAATCAGCAAGTTCCTCCAGCCTGGCAGCAAGAGAAAATCTCCACCTGATGAGGCGTATGTGAAAGTTGTGAAGGAGGTGTTGAGCCACTATTTTAAGTAG